Part of the Clostridia bacterium genome is shown below.
CAAATCATTAGAATTTGGAACTGGGGGCTTAAGAGGAATAATTGGCAGCGGAACCAACCGTATGAATATCTACACAGTAAAAAAAGCATCGTTGGGACTTGCGCAGTATATTGTTGCCAATAATCAAAACCCTTCTATAGCTATTTCATATGATTCTCGTAATTTTTCATATGAGTTTGCGCATGCCGCAGCTGAGGTTTTTGCTTTTTCCGGCATTAAGGTTTACATTTTCTCTACACTTAATCCCACTCCGTTATTGTCTTTTGCGGTTAGAAATCTAAAATGCAATGCCGGAGTTATGGTTACAGCTTCTCATAATCCAAAAGTTTATAATGGTTATAAAGTTTACGGCTCAGACGGCTGTCAATTGACATTGGAAGCATCAGAAGATGTTTTAAATAGAATAAATGCAATAGAAGATATCTTTTCAATAAAAACGGACACATTTGAAAATTATCTGCAATCTGGAAAGATTAGCTATATAGACAGCAATGTCTATGAAGAATTTATAAAAAATGTTATCAGCTGTTCAGTAGCAGAAGAAGGGACCAAAGACATAAAAATTGTTTACACCCCGCTAAACGGAACGGGTTATATTCCTGTAACAGATGTATTAAGAAGACGTGGATTTCAAAATGTAAGTGTT
Proteins encoded:
- a CDS encoding phospho-sugar mutase, with protein sequence MNDILKQNEIWLKNVEGYWKKDLESVQDNQNEITDRFYKSLEFGTGGLRGIIGSGTNRMNIYTVKKASLGLAQYIVANNQNPSIAISYDSRNFSYEFAHAAAEVFAFSGIKVYIFSTLNPTPLLSFAVRNLKCNAGVMVTASHNPKVYNGYKVYGSDGCQLTLEASEDVLNRINAIEDIFSIKTDTFENYLQSGKISYIDSNVYEEFIKNVISCSVAEEGTKDIKIVYTPLNGTGYIPVTDVLRRRGFQNVSVVPEQELPDGNFETCPYPNPEAAEALSLAIKLADKKDADLILATDPDSDRLGTGVRHKGKIRLLTGNEVGILLTDYLLSEKKRLGKLPAAPFIIKTVVITDLIYEIAKDYNAKVYDVLTGFKFIVEKLGVIENQNGLDNFILAFEESYGYMAGPY